From Desulfomonilaceae bacterium, a single genomic window includes:
- a CDS encoding histone deacetylase — translation MTLKVGVIRDARYLDHKPGLVHPESPSRLRSVYRMLDKEFADRVVNIEPRLATLEQLQLAHSPSYIDLIMSTAEKDFTPLSSDTFVSAKSYLAAWLAAGACVTAVDALMAEEVRVCFSLVRPPGHHALHDRAGGFCVFNNLGIAAKYAIERYGLDRILIIDWDIHHGNALQELFYSDRRVLYFSTHYMGWYPNSGDWHETGADSGEGYTVNVPVPKELGDDDIVHVYRNALNPIVRKFKPQFIMVAAGFDAHERDPLGRTRLTEKAYRNLTQIILQMSDAGNGVPLLFSLEGGYDSRALAGSIREVLDMLAFKGRRGRIPVRSTKRAEEMLQKLRQAHRKHRVWIY, via the coding sequence TTGACTCTAAAAGTTGGTGTAATTCGTGACGCAAGGTATTTGGATCATAAGCCGGGACTAGTGCATCCAGAGAGTCCGAGCCGTTTGCGAAGTGTATATAGAATGCTGGACAAGGAGTTTGCTGATCGTGTAGTCAACATAGAACCCAGGCTCGCGACACTTGAACAACTCCAACTGGCGCATTCACCATCCTACATTGACCTTATAATGAGCACAGCGGAGAAAGACTTCACACCTTTGTCTTCCGACACTTTTGTGAGCGCGAAGTCATATCTGGCGGCATGGCTTGCTGCAGGAGCCTGCGTTACCGCCGTAGACGCTCTTATGGCCGAAGAAGTCCGGGTTTGTTTTTCGTTGGTCAGGCCTCCTGGACATCATGCGTTACATGACAGGGCCGGAGGTTTCTGTGTCTTTAACAACCTGGGAATCGCGGCAAAGTACGCGATTGAACGGTACGGGTTAGACCGGATACTGATCATTGATTGGGACATCCACCACGGAAACGCTCTACAGGAACTTTTTTATAGTGATCGGAGGGTGCTGTATTTTTCCACGCATTACATGGGATGGTACCCAAATTCTGGAGACTGGCATGAAACCGGCGCTGATTCAGGCGAAGGTTACACTGTGAATGTGCCTGTTCCAAAAGAACTTGGTGATGACGATATAGTTCATGTTTACCGAAATGCTCTAAACCCTATTGTTAGGAAGTTCAAACCTCAATTTATAATGGTGGCTGCAGGCTTTGACGCTCATGAAAGAGATCCGTTGGGAAGAACAAGATTGACTGAAAAAGCGTACCGCAACCTGACACAAATTATTCTTCAAATGTCGGACGCCGGCAACGGGGTTCCTTTATTATTTTCTCTAGAGGGTGGTTACGATAGTAGAGCCCTGGCAGGTTCAATTAGAGAAGTTCTCGATATGCTGGCGTTTAAGGGAAGAAGGGGCAGGATACCTGTTCGATCAACAAAAAGAGCGGAAGAAATGCTGCAGAAGCTAAGGCAAGCTCACCGAAAACATCGAGTATGGATCTATTAG
- a CDS encoding Hsp20/alpha crystallin family protein, with protein MAHWEIYRDPWLSEFSRLQKNMSSLFSELNEGSTPSSEFLFRKSRLFPPINVQKQQDNYKISAEIPGVKSDEIELTVHGDTLTIKGERKPDSSEEGASYHRRERSHGAFQRCISLPEKVDSENIGATYKNGVLTITLPLDKIAGPRKISVATE; from the coding sequence ATGGCGCATTGGGAAATATATAGAGATCCATGGCTTAGTGAGTTCTCGAGACTTCAAAAGAATATGTCAAGTTTATTTTCTGAACTCAATGAAGGTTCCACGCCATCATCTGAGTTCTTATTTAGAAAGTCTCGTTTATTTCCACCAATAAATGTGCAGAAGCAGCAGGACAATTACAAAATTTCGGCTGAAATTCCGGGCGTAAAGAGTGATGAAATTGAATTGACCGTTCACGGAGACACTTTAACCATCAAAGGTGAAAGAAAACCTGATTCCAGCGAAGAAGGGGCGAGCTACCACCGTCGTGAGCGTTCACACGGAGCTTTTCAGCGGTGTATTAGTTTGCCGGAAAAAGTTGATTCCGAAAATATCGGCGCAACATATAAAAATGGTGTTTTGACTATCACTCTCCCATTGGACAAGATAGCGGGCCCGAGAAAAATTTCAGTTGCCACCGAATGA
- the acs gene encoding acetate--CoA ligase: MENAPKWYDVHLEGYKEVAYVKGMDQYNDMYRRSLDDVDNFWAEQAREYLTWDKEWDSVLKYDFHKANIEWFAGGKLNACYNSLDRHVDTLKNRVAYYWEGDNPAESRTVTYLDLYKDVNKFAAALLANGVKKGDRVIIYLPMIVELSVAMLACARIGAVHCVIFGGFSAESIASRIHDCGAKIVVTCDGGFRGGKVLQLKKTVDEALLQCPSIEKVIVFNRCGLDLKLDPKKEVWWHEAVSAPGLPSYVKPESMDAEDPLFILYTSGSTGKPKGVLHTHAGYLLYAAMTCKLTFDIKPNETFWCTADIGWITGHTYIVYGPLIDGYTSVMFEGIPTYPSFDRYWEIVEKRKVDKFYTAPTVIRSLAKEGDSHVKKHDVSSLKLLGTVGEPINPEAWRWYFHNVGRDWCPIVDTWWQTETGGHMMTPLPGVGPIKPGSCSFPFFGVEPVILDPETGEEVKVPNQEGALFIKRPWPGMARTVYGDHDRFIDTYFSRMPGLYFTGDGAKKDEDGFYWITGRIDDVLNVSGHRLGTAEVESALVLHPKVAEAAVVGFPHDIKGQGIYAFVTVNTGVEKNDELKKELIKLVRTQIGPIASPDAIQWADGLPKTRSGKIMRRLLKKIAAGSVEELGDTTTLADPTIVGQLVRDRVTI, from the coding sequence ATGGAGAATGCCCCAAAGTGGTATGACGTCCATCTTGAGGGATACAAAGAAGTGGCCTACGTTAAAGGGATGGATCAGTACAATGACATGTACAGAAGGTCACTTGACGACGTGGACAACTTTTGGGCCGAGCAGGCGAGGGAATATCTCACCTGGGACAAAGAGTGGGATTCTGTTCTCAAATACGATTTCCACAAAGCGAACATTGAATGGTTTGCAGGTGGGAAGCTCAACGCTTGTTACAACTCATTGGACCGGCATGTAGATACGCTGAAAAACAGGGTAGCCTATTACTGGGAAGGAGATAATCCGGCTGAATCAAGAACCGTTACGTACCTTGATCTGTACAAGGACGTAAACAAATTTGCCGCCGCTCTCCTCGCTAATGGGGTAAAAAAGGGCGATCGAGTTATCATTTATCTCCCCATGATTGTAGAGTTGTCCGTAGCCATGCTGGCCTGCGCAAGGATAGGCGCTGTGCATTGTGTCATCTTCGGAGGTTTCAGCGCAGAATCAATAGCCAGTCGTATCCATGACTGCGGCGCGAAAATTGTTGTCACATGTGATGGCGGATTTCGTGGGGGAAAAGTCCTTCAGTTGAAAAAAACTGTTGATGAAGCCCTATTGCAATGTCCCAGTATAGAGAAGGTTATAGTCTTTAATCGATGTGGTCTGGATCTCAAACTGGATCCAAAGAAGGAAGTCTGGTGGCATGAAGCGGTTTCCGCCCCTGGGCTCCCCTCATATGTCAAACCTGAATCCATGGACGCTGAAGACCCTCTGTTTATCCTTTACACAAGCGGAAGCACGGGTAAACCGAAAGGTGTTCTCCACACCCACGCCGGCTATCTGCTCTATGCCGCAATGACGTGCAAACTTACCTTTGATATTAAACCAAACGAGACATTTTGGTGCACGGCGGACATCGGCTGGATTACCGGGCACACCTACATTGTTTATGGACCGTTAATTGATGGGTATACCAGTGTGATGTTTGAAGGCATCCCGACTTATCCCAGCTTTGACCGTTACTGGGAAATCGTCGAGAAGAGAAAAGTAGATAAGTTTTATACGGCTCCCACGGTAATTCGTTCGCTCGCCAAAGAAGGAGATTCTCACGTTAAAAAACATGACGTTTCTTCATTAAAACTCCTTGGAACCGTAGGTGAACCGATCAACCCGGAGGCCTGGAGATGGTACTTCCATAACGTCGGTCGTGATTGGTGCCCGATTGTAGACACCTGGTGGCAGACCGAAACCGGTGGTCACATGATGACCCCTCTGCCTGGCGTTGGCCCGATCAAGCCAGGGTCCTGTTCATTCCCATTCTTTGGGGTCGAACCGGTGATTCTGGATCCGGAGACCGGGGAAGAGGTCAAGGTTCCCAATCAGGAAGGGGCTCTGTTCATAAAAAGGCCTTGGCCAGGCATGGCTCGAACAGTCTATGGTGACCATGACCGCTTCATCGATACTTACTTTAGCCGTATGCCGGGTCTGTATTTTACAGGAGACGGAGCGAAGAAAGACGAGGATGGATTCTACTGGATTACAGGTCGTATAGATGACGTGCTGAACGTATCGGGCCACAGGCTCGGGACCGCAGAGGTGGAGTCGGCTCTGGTTCTTCATCCGAAGGTCGCCGAGGCCGCTGTAGTTGGCTTCCCTCATGATATCAAGGGACAGGGAATCTATGCGTTCGTTACGGTAAACACGGGTGTCGAAAAGAACGACGAATTGAAAAAAGAACTGATAAAATTGGTGAGAACGCAGATCGGACCCATTGCGTCACCAGACGCCATACAATGGGCCGACGGTTTGCCAAAGACCAGAAGCGGGAAAATTATGCGGCGTCTGCTTAAGAAGATAGCAGCGGGCAGCGTCGAAGAGCTTGGTGACACCACCACGCTTGCTGATCCCACTATTGTGGGTCAACTGGTCCGTGACCGAGTCACGATCTAA
- a CDS encoding HU family DNA-binding protein, with protein sequence MNKSDLVKALAKETDLPMRKSEEIVDMVFNTMSDALERGDRIEIRGFGSFVVKEYKGYTGRNPKTGEQIVVQNKSLPFFKAGKELKENINK encoded by the coding sequence ATGAATAAGTCTGATCTCGTAAAGGCTTTAGCCAAAGAGACGGATCTCCCGATGAGGAAATCCGAAGAAATTGTGGACATGGTTTTTAACACCATGTCAGACGCTTTGGAACGCGGTGACAGAATCGAGATTAGAGGATTCGGCTCATTTGTTGTTAAGGAATATAAGGGGTATACGGGAAGGAATCCAAAAACCGGCGAGCAGATTGTGGTTCAGAACAAGAGCCTGCCATTTTTTAAGGCCGGCAAGGAACTCAAAGAAAACATCAACAAGTGA
- a CDS encoding AMP-binding protein, whose product MLTLLNIVTSRKLFSKKMIKTRLRPENPQANLKSYFEVYRGFSWSYAQDLFPGYSSGFSNIVSESVDRWATDPSSADRTSLIFEHAGEVQRLSYAELKIESSRMANLLVHEGFQLGDTLLICSKPCIEAYLAALACARIGAGFCNLGSNVAIEGLHSAISLLRPKAILIHADLEDRFSDQDLVGVETVFVAGEPDIESKGSGIYVRDVLSDMSPTFDNQSVSIDEPLYHTLVWDSCSELRQVTHAHRDMLGAYVTGKFALDLGPDSVLWTDADPGAVASVIYGIFAPLLCGCATVIQGDSFAASTWYWTLERLGVSVWFTDSLKLKSLKSGGDDLLKGYDFSGLKHVLTAGEPLTAELFQWVREKFKRSPHEVWMMDEAGMICLANFPSEQIKIGSIGKPVPGVQVAILDDQGETLSMLTLGQLALKPDFPSLALDMAPDSAHAYGRYRDGWFLTGDLALKDEDGYYYYFGRVDHLTKIGQLLTGAPEIERTLLRHPEIREAGVISKKSLGSEPCFKAFLKLKNSHLPSPDFLDEIVKFVKANMRADIPMLEIEIIHDFPMLSSRRLLRRVLLARELGLPIGDISKLRE is encoded by the coding sequence TTGTTAACTCTTTTGAACATAGTAACTTCCAGGAAACTATTTAGTAAAAAAATGATCAAGACAAGGCTAAGACCTGAAAATCCACAAGCCAACTTGAAGTCTTACTTCGAGGTCTATAGGGGCTTTTCCTGGTCTTATGCTCAAGATCTGTTTCCAGGGTATAGTTCAGGCTTTTCAAACATTGTCTCGGAATCGGTCGACCGATGGGCAACGGATCCCAGTTCTGCCGATAGAACGTCCTTAATATTCGAACATGCCGGGGAAGTTCAGCGCCTATCATACGCGGAGTTGAAAATTGAGTCATCGCGAATGGCCAATCTTCTTGTTCATGAAGGATTCCAACTTGGAGACACTCTTCTAATATGTTCCAAGCCTTGCATTGAAGCGTACCTTGCGGCGCTCGCCTGTGCGCGCATAGGAGCGGGATTTTGTAACCTTGGTTCCAACGTCGCTATAGAGGGGTTGCATTCCGCAATCAGTCTTTTGAGACCAAAGGCCATACTGATACACGCCGATCTGGAGGACCGCTTCTCCGATCAGGACCTGGTTGGGGTGGAAACAGTGTTTGTCGCCGGCGAACCGGACATCGAATCAAAAGGCTCGGGAATATACGTGCGCGATGTTTTGTCTGATATGTCACCGACATTTGACAATCAGAGCGTCTCAATAGATGAGCCTCTGTATCACACCCTTGTCTGGGATTCCTGTAGCGAGCTTAGACAGGTAACTCATGCCCACCGGGACATGCTTGGCGCGTACGTTACAGGGAAATTCGCTCTTGATCTTGGCCCGGATAGTGTGTTGTGGACTGACGCGGACCCCGGAGCTGTGGCGAGTGTTATATATGGAATCTTTGCGCCGTTACTGTGCGGGTGCGCCACTGTAATTCAAGGTGATTCATTCGCCGCGTCTACCTGGTACTGGACCCTGGAACGATTGGGCGTGTCTGTATGGTTCACGGATAGCCTGAAACTGAAAAGTTTGAAATCGGGCGGCGACGATTTGTTGAAAGGTTACGATTTTTCAGGACTGAAACATGTTCTGACAGCGGGTGAGCCATTGACCGCTGAGCTGTTTCAATGGGTTAGGGAAAAATTCAAGAGATCTCCTCATGAAGTCTGGATGATGGATGAAGCCGGAATGATTTGTCTCGCGAATTTTCCGTCGGAACAGATCAAGATCGGGTCCATTGGTAAGCCTGTTCCAGGAGTCCAGGTAGCAATTCTGGACGATCAGGGCGAGACACTTTCAATGTTGACATTGGGGCAGCTAGCTCTAAAACCTGATTTCCCAAGCCTTGCCCTGGATATGGCCCCGGATAGCGCTCATGCCTACGGGCGATACCGTGACGGATGGTTCTTGACAGGCGATCTCGCTCTAAAAGACGAAGATGGCTATTACTATTATTTCGGTCGTGTAGACCATCTAACAAAAATAGGCCAGTTGTTAACGGGTGCGCCCGAAATAGAGCGAACTCTGTTACGGCATCCTGAAATCCGGGAAGCCGGCGTAATTTCGAAGAAGTCTTTGGGCTCCGAACCATGTTTTAAAGCGTTTTTGAAATTGAAGAATTCTCACTTGCCATCTCCGGATTTTTTGGACGAGATTGTGAAATTTGTGAAAGCAAACATGCGCGCTGACATTCCAATGCTTGAGATTGAAATTATTCATGATTTTCCGATGTTGAGTTCACGTCGCTTGTTGAGGAGAGTTTTGTTAGCCAGAGAACTGGGCCTGCCAATCGGAGACATATCGAAACTCCGGGAATAA
- a CDS encoding Hsp20/alpha crystallin family protein, giving the protein MADQEIQVVEKKELSPEGGELTRNGVYFTPAVDIFETTQELTVVVDLPGINPEDVEVDLRESVLTIIGETQPNVSEGQELLTEYRTGGYYRTFRVNDLIDHSKIAASMADGVLTLKLPKSGKATPRKIPVSVE; this is encoded by the coding sequence ATGGCTGATCAAGAGATACAAGTTGTCGAGAAAAAAGAGCTTTCTCCAGAGGGCGGTGAATTAACAAGAAACGGGGTCTACTTCACCCCGGCTGTTGACATATTTGAGACCACACAGGAACTTACAGTTGTAGTCGATCTGCCGGGTATCAACCCGGAAGATGTGGAGGTCGATTTACGGGAGAGCGTATTAACTATCATAGGTGAGACACAACCCAATGTTTCGGAGGGCCAGGAATTGCTTACTGAATATAGAACTGGCGGATACTATAGAACATTTCGAGTCAATGATCTGATTGATCATTCCAAGATTGCCGCTTCCATGGCCGATGGTGTGCTTACACTTAAACTGCCGAAGTCTGGGAAAGCTACACCAAGAAAGATCCCTGTATCCGTAGAATAA
- a CDS encoding metalloregulator ArsR/SmtB family transcription factor, giving the protein MSHANEQSGREDLEPNLDDDSSFMDIDNDSLEQYGDNHKEAMFDAIKKMEFSREAEIFKALGHPIRLKIVYGLLMVGGCNVKNMQECLGLHQATVSQHLIHLKTRGIIQSSRQGLEMVYSVTDTWAKCIVDNIERNRVKALEEAPD; this is encoded by the coding sequence ATGAGTCATGCCAACGAACAATCAGGCCGTGAAGACCTGGAACCAAATCTGGACGACGATTCCTCATTTATGGATATTGATAATGATAGCCTGGAGCAGTACGGGGATAATCATAAAGAAGCCATGTTTGACGCTATAAAAAAAATGGAATTTTCCAGAGAAGCTGAAATTTTCAAAGCTCTGGGACACCCGATTCGTTTGAAGATAGTCTATGGACTTTTGATGGTAGGCGGCTGCAATGTGAAAAACATGCAGGAATGTCTCGGACTCCATCAAGCGACTGTTTCACAGCACCTTATTCATTTGAAGACACGCGGAATCATTCAGTCGTCCCGACAGGGATTAGAGATGGTTTATAGTGTAACGGATACATGGGCGAAGTGCATTGTTGATAATATAGAAAGGAATCGCGTCAAGGCTTTGGAAGAAGCGCCAGATTGA
- a CDS encoding S1 RNA-binding domain-containing protein has translation MANTKESDLPSNGPHVDQEEDFAALFEASNRADKDALRHDAKISGNIVSIGDEWVFVDIGGKTEGAISKQELLDSNRVLDLKVGDSITAYVIAQRDGDILLSVKMTQAASEDAVRAAYRSGVPVEGLVMEEKKGGYSVLVFGRQCFCPYSQIDIVSGGLPDDYIGKKFFFRITEFSEKGRNIVLSRRQTLEEERNKKVEELQKTLNVGDIVSGTVRKLAPFGAFVDIGGIEGLVPMSELAWSRVESVSDVLTSGEEISVKITTIDWEKRRIGLSLKQARDNPWDTVSSRFHEGFETVGTVTRLANFGAFVELEPGIEGLLHISNLGRGRRINHPRETLSPGESVKVRVISISPTEKRLGLDLVADVQDFAPGNTPDEITEGSVVHGEIQAVKDYGLFVNLPGGRTGLLRNAEIGDFSPRELRKKFPLGSMLDVKIISIDSETNKIALSIKALERTNELSHIQEYLKSGNVKKSFGTFGELLKLKLGQKD, from the coding sequence ATGGCTAATACCAAGGAATCGGATTTACCGTCCAACGGCCCACACGTTGACCAGGAAGAAGATTTCGCAGCGCTCTTTGAAGCGTCAAATAGGGCAGATAAAGACGCATTGAGGCACGATGCGAAGATAAGTGGAAATATTGTCTCAATCGGAGACGAGTGGGTTTTTGTGGACATAGGCGGCAAAACAGAGGGAGCGATTTCAAAACAAGAGCTTCTCGATTCGAACCGAGTTCTGGACTTGAAAGTCGGAGACTCGATCACTGCCTACGTCATCGCCCAACGCGACGGAGATATCCTGCTGAGTGTGAAGATGACTCAGGCAGCGTCGGAAGACGCCGTACGCGCTGCTTACCGAAGCGGGGTTCCCGTTGAGGGACTAGTAATGGAAGAGAAAAAAGGCGGTTACAGTGTTTTGGTATTCGGCCGCCAGTGCTTTTGCCCATATTCCCAGATTGATATCGTATCTGGAGGATTGCCCGATGATTATATAGGTAAGAAATTCTTTTTTAGAATTACTGAGTTCTCGGAAAAGGGTCGCAATATAGTGTTGTCGAGGCGCCAAACTCTTGAGGAGGAGCGCAATAAAAAGGTAGAAGAGCTTCAAAAAACCCTTAACGTAGGGGACATCGTTAGCGGGACAGTTCGAAAGTTAGCTCCATTCGGAGCGTTTGTGGATATTGGTGGAATCGAAGGACTTGTGCCGATGTCCGAACTTGCATGGAGTAGAGTTGAATCCGTCTCGGATGTATTGACGTCAGGGGAAGAGATTTCAGTCAAAATAACAACGATTGATTGGGAAAAACGCCGTATTGGATTAAGCCTCAAACAGGCTCGGGACAATCCTTGGGATACAGTTAGCTCTCGTTTTCATGAAGGTTTTGAGACCGTAGGGACGGTTACAAGGCTTGCCAATTTTGGCGCATTCGTAGAATTGGAGCCGGGAATTGAAGGACTTCTTCACATATCCAACCTTGGCCGCGGCCGGAGGATAAACCATCCGCGTGAAACGCTCAGTCCGGGAGAATCTGTAAAAGTAAGAGTTATTTCCATAAGTCCTACTGAAAAAAGGCTCGGCCTTGATCTGGTTGCTGATGTTCAGGATTTCGCACCCGGAAATACTCCCGATGAAATCACTGAAGGAAGTGTTGTCCACGGGGAAATCCAGGCAGTCAAAGATTACGGGTTGTTTGTGAACTTGCCGGGAGGCAGGACCGGATTGCTGAGAAACGCTGAAATTGGGGATTTCAGCCCTAGAGAACTAAGAAAAAAATTTCCTCTGGGGTCGATGTTAGATGTAAAAATAATCTCCATAGATTCCGAGACAAATAAGATTGCCTTGAGTATTAAAGCGCTGGAACGGACAAATGAGTTGAGCCATATACAGGAATACCTTAAATCAGGGAACGTCAAGAAATCGTTTGGGACATTTGGAGAGTTACTGAAGTTAAAATTGGGGCAAAAAGATTAA
- a CDS encoding endonuclease Q family protein → MIYFSDLHVHSKYSRATSKDCDLRGLSQWAAVKGIHVVATGDFTHPEWRRELHGNLEEREPGLFALKADSIPTPLIDSLDFRPEDVRFILNVEISSIYKKNGKVRKVHNLIFMPDLNTMDRFCKNLGARGNLNSDGRPILGVDSRDLLEMALEVSDLSFAVPAHIWTPWFSVLGSKSGFDSMKECFEDLTDHVLALETGLSSDPEMNFRVSSLDDFTLVSNSDAHSPSRLGREVNIFSGQPSYPAIREALRKGGNGSRNTENFLGPRQSIMENKSIKTGAPSFVGTIEFFPEEGKYHMDGHRKCGVRLSPEETEQVGGKCPVCGHSVTVGVMNRVNMLADRSTGHIPSKAGYYWRMLPLIEIVADCLGCGVQAKKAKDLHSKLISKLGPELEILWSLPMEIIKEGAPPIVVEALNRVRNERVNLDAGFDGEYGRVSIFKDEERSKFR, encoded by the coding sequence ATGATATATTTCTCTGATCTTCACGTGCATTCCAAATATTCGCGCGCAACCTCCAAAGATTGCGACTTGAGGGGTCTGTCGCAGTGGGCCGCGGTAAAAGGTATCCATGTCGTGGCTACCGGAGACTTCACCCATCCCGAATGGCGCAGAGAGTTACATGGCAATCTCGAAGAGCGTGAACCCGGATTATTCGCGTTAAAAGCGGATTCAATTCCGACCCCCCTGATTGATTCTCTTGATTTCAGGCCCGAGGATGTTCGTTTCATCTTAAATGTTGAAATCAGTTCGATTTATAAAAAAAATGGTAAGGTCAGAAAGGTTCACAATCTTATCTTTATGCCTGACCTGAATACAATGGACAGATTCTGTAAAAATCTCGGAGCCAGAGGAAATCTGAATTCAGATGGCAGACCAATACTCGGGGTGGATTCTCGGGACTTGCTCGAGATGGCTCTGGAAGTTTCGGACTTGTCTTTCGCAGTGCCGGCGCATATTTGGACCCCCTGGTTCTCAGTCTTGGGATCCAAATCCGGCTTTGATTCGATGAAAGAATGTTTTGAAGATCTTACAGACCATGTTCTTGCTCTTGAGACAGGACTGTCGTCGGACCCAGAAATGAATTTCCGGGTCTCGTCGCTTGATGACTTTACGCTTGTGTCCAACTCTGACGCTCATTCTCCTAGCCGCCTTGGTCGAGAAGTGAACATTTTCTCCGGCCAACCATCATATCCGGCGATCAGGGAAGCGTTGCGCAAAGGCGGGAATGGTTCAAGAAACACCGAAAACTTCCTTGGGCCACGACAGTCTATAATGGAAAACAAATCGATCAAAACAGGCGCGCCAAGCTTCGTCGGCACAATCGAGTTTTTTCCGGAAGAAGGCAAATATCACATGGACGGTCATCGAAAATGTGGCGTTCGCTTGAGTCCTGAAGAAACAGAACAGGTCGGGGGCAAATGCCCAGTCTGCGGACACTCTGTAACTGTAGGAGTTATGAACAGAGTAAATATGCTAGCCGACAGATCTACTGGTCATATTCCGTCTAAAGCTGGATATTATTGGAGAATGCTCCCATTAATAGAGATTGTGGCCGATTGTCTAGGTTGTGGCGTTCAGGCAAAAAAAGCCAAGGATCTGCACTCCAAGTTGATTTCAAAACTCGGTCCTGAACTCGAAATACTCTGGTCATTGCCCATGGAAATCATCAAGGAAGGGGCTCCGCCTATAGTAGTCGAAGCTTTGAACAGAGTCAGAAATGAGCGGGTGAATCTGGACGCCGGGTTCGATGGAGAATATGGTCGAGTTTCAATATTTAAGGATGAGGAGAGGTCCAAATTCCGATAA
- the nikR gene encoding nickel-responsive transcriptional regulator NikR has product MPELVRFGVSIPDDLLEKFDELINKKGYTNRSEAIRDLIRDRLVEDQWSQAGAEVVGTVTVVYNHEQSDLAQKLTEIQHRTHNLIISALHVHLDAHNCLEVLILRGESDQVRKTAELLISTRGVKHGKITMTTTGTEID; this is encoded by the coding sequence ATGCCTGAGCTTGTGAGGTTTGGCGTATCGATACCGGATGACCTGCTGGAAAAGTTTGACGAATTGATAAACAAGAAAGGCTACACTAATCGATCAGAAGCTATAAGAGATCTTATCAGGGATCGTTTGGTGGAAGACCAATGGAGTCAAGCTGGCGCCGAGGTGGTTGGCACGGTGACGGTCGTTTACAACCATGAGCAGAGCGATCTCGCTCAAAAACTAACCGAGATTCAGCATAGGACCCACAACCTTATAATCTCTGCCCTACATGTCCATTTAGACGCTCACAATTGTCTGGAAGTGCTGATACTCAGAGGGGAGTCCGATCAGGTCAGAAAAACCGCTGAGTTGCTGATATCCACTCGAGGAGTAAAACACGGCAAAATCACGATGACCACTACCGGGACGGAGATCGATTGA